A window from Podospora bellae-mahoneyi strain CBS 112042 chromosome 1 map unlocalized CBS112042p_1, whole genome shotgun sequence encodes these proteins:
- the RGR1 gene encoding mediator complex subunit (EggNog:ENOG503NWTA; BUSCO:EOG09260NAN; COG:K): protein MAGAFRMENGTQNGVRSNHDREGWTNGVNGDNIKQEHRSEKGKGVAGDSGMEAGYAGNGPQVKLEELPDELQHITAEIIPLNMLLSRLAQYSHGALQDQILRLESMPLPQNLSNGNGNYHPTTQEDTSPESLEKKRMLLNFIQDLHTRWVKALVLTEWSKKADQVGKLIDIRTHLASKLELFSVTIWEMIKTKQDMLWAKIPSPDLKTALEVLARPKIHWMPDFDYLPLPEITPEESDAWIEEVNTLLSARLSLEEFERIPAPFADYKIDSGVATFSIPGEFEVDLTIGDDDFEKQFWFIDLRMTYQPTPPPLSEQARLAAETKINNALGTDGLLGAYNYLHDLTLTAKIGEFTRQAWQLRAGRWVDCLQVERLNRAVAVHYWANRPHSKGNKSWIILGVNSSKGEDGRPDPKHPSYITLRWFRDGVEVKDFDISFDVDNISMDSLLEAVISRHIEHMLSSMYNKLASKPRFTHKQGRLTLCGSRKTPGDFTLRMQVLDDKDVTVGMDLYTGAFTLQAQSPMAADVQRRLNTFANPAEEGANLLELLRCHYATTALMSRAKSIRWMVSRGSPLSMDEMKSIVYSGPPSTREPFQTVWMKKVGWNPQWFIFMSMSLGGDQWWLVEIPNPQQQQRPGATGTRVKMYTKMPMATEQLRLSDQFFENLTLYATGMIAQITDLRELHSKRMAHTTREAVNYSLPAQIKMPTVYVRLSDMLGPKGGGRGLCWAQEYIPIVFKGVQADSPMKIIAEAKLTVTNRKRFQFLKGNVDHDVNYNPNIGQFSLRLRGEMGATVITLLTSRIQALDKLIELVEAIGRAGKAVVHQSVTLREVVFTYTDSVPTESPEQQAPNNTRQEQHRPWRVRLDLTKERGVKVDLERGNPHYPVIDYIREMANSPDFENLPSWLVLSLPLYRALEKLGGVEQPGVVVTVLHRGLNWVTIRWVVQGRKVNVEVKPRRRQGTLMWSLSRVVDSPDSSSSSKPPPPEQNDEFQKVLVEKVWNEKGNGWKGLTTGAAASLEGGVEEIVGLVDEVVRGVAVGGPQQQLPHHQGAPPQPTPQQQFQQAQAARFQQQMQQRQQQQMQPAANMTGGPPPAQPVIPQANMMNRGASGQGQQGRQGGNNQQGGYGSSMANALVLD, encoded by the exons ATGGCGGGCGCGTTCAGGATGGAAAACGGTACACAGAATGGCGTGCGCAGCAATCACGACAGAGAGGGGTGGACGAACGGCGTGAATGGGGACAATATCAAGCAGGAGCACCGTTCGGAAAAGGGCAAGGGGGTTGCTGGCGATTCGGGGATGGAGGCTGGGTATGCTGGCAATGGGCCACAGGTGAAGCTGGAGGAACTACCGGACGAGCTCCAGCACATCACGGCCGAGATAATACCGCTCAACATGCTGCTTTCACGGCTGGCGCAATACTCGCACGGGGCCCTTCAAGACCAGATCTTACGGCTTGAGTCGATGCCATTACCGCAGAACCTGTCCAATGGAAACGGCAACTACCACCCCACCACACAGGAGGATACTTCGCCGGAAAgtttggagaagaagaggatgctTCTCAATTTCATACAGGATCTGCACACACGATGGGTTAAAGCTCTGGTTCTGACGGAATGGAGTAAAAAGGCGGACCAGGTTGGGAAGCTCATCGACATCAGGACTCATCTGGCGAGCAAGCTCGAGTTGTTTAGCGTGACGATCTGGGAAATGATCAAGACGAAGCAGGATATGTTGTGGGCCAAGATTCCGAGTCCAGATCTCAAGACTGCGCTTGAAGTTCTTGCCCGCCCGAAAATCCATTGGATGCCTGAC TTTGACTATCTGCCACTTCCGGAAATCACACCCGAGGAATCGGATGCCTGGATTGAGGAGGTCAACACCCTCTTGAGCGCCAGACTCAGCCTTGAAGAATTTGAAAGGATACCAGCGCCATTTGCCGATTACAAAATCGACTCTGGTGTCGCCACGTTCTCTATCCCGGGTGAATTCGAGGTTGACTTGACGATTGGGGACGATGACTTTGAGAAGCAGTTCTGGTTCATTGATTTGAGAATGACTTatcaaccaacaccaccgccactcTCGGAGCAAGCCCGGTTGGCTGCCGAAACGAAAATAAACAACGCCTTGGGGACCGATGGGTTGCTGGGCGCTTACAACTACCTTCACGACCTTACCTTGACCGCCAAAATCGGGGAGTTCACCCGTCAGGCTTGGCAATTGCGAGCGGGCAGGTGGGTTGACTGCTTGCAAGTCGAGCGGCTGAATCGTGCTGTGGCCGTCCACTACTGGGCCAACCGTCCTCATTCCAAGGGCAACAAGAGTTGGATTATTCTCGGGGTGAACAGCAGTAAAGGCGAGGATGGAAGGCCAGATCCGAAACACCCGAGTTACATCACCCTTCGCTGGTTCCGTGACGGtgtcgaggtcaaggacTTTGACATTAGCTTTGACGTGGACAATATCAGCATGGATAGTCTCTTGGAGGCTGTCATCTCGAGGCATATTGAGCACATGCTGTCGTCCATGTACAACAAGCTTGCGAGCAAGCCCCGGTTTACTCACAAGCAGGGGAGGCTTACGCTGTGCGGGTCCAGGAAGACACCCGGGGACTTCACGCTTAGGATGCAGGTCCTCGATGACAAGGATGTTACCGTGGGCATGGATCTTTACACAGGGGCGTTTACCCTGCAGGCTCAGTCACCGATGGCGGCGGACGTACAGAGGAGGCTGAACACGTTTGCGAAcccggccgaggagggtgcGAATCTGTTGGAGCTGTTGCGCTGCCACTATGCGACCACTGCCTTGATGAGCAGGGCTAAGAGTATTCggtggatggtgtcgagAGGGTCGCCGCTCAGTATGGACGAGATGAAATCTATTGTCTACTCTGGTCCTCCGTCGACGAGGGAACCGTTCCAGACGGTGTGGATGAAGAAGGTGGGCTGGAACCCGCAATGGTTCATTTTTATGAGCATGAGCCTTGGCGGGGAccagtggtggttggttgaaAT TCCtaacccccaacaacaacaacggccagGCGCAACCGGGACCCGGGTCAAGATGTACACCAAGATGCCCATGGCCACCGAGCAGCTCCGCCTTTCGGATCAGTTTTTTGAGAACCTTACCCTTTATGCGACCGGCATGATTGCGCAAATCACCGATCTCCGTGAGCTCCATAGTAAGCGCATGGCTCACACCACTCGCGAGGCTGTCAACTACAGTCTTCCTGCGCAGATCAAGATGCCGACGGTGTATGTCCGGTTGTCAGACATGCTAGGCCCcaagggtggtggtcgtgggcTGTGCTGGGCGCAGGAGTACATCCCTATCGTCTTCAAGGGTGTCCAGGCGGATAGCCCGATGAAGATAATCGCCGAGGCGAAACTCACAGTGACGAACCGGAAAAGGTTTCAGTTTTTGAAGGGGAATGTCGACCATGACGTCAACTATAACCCGAATATCGGGCAGTTTTCGTTGAGGCTGagaggggagatgggggcGACGGTCATAACGCTGCTTACGTCCCGGATCCAGGCGCTGGATAAACTGattgagcttgttgaggcGATTGGGAGGGCTGGGAAGGCGGTGGTTCACCAGAGTGTGAcgctgagggaggtggtgtttacTTATACTGATAGCGTCCCGACGGAAAGTCCTGAACAGCAAGCACCGAACAATACCCGACAAGAACAACATCGACCGTGGAGAGTCCGCCTCGACCTGACAAAAGAACGGGGGGTGAAGGTTGATCTCGAAAGGGGCAATCCCCACTACCCGGTTATTGACTACATTAGGGAAATGGCCAACTCGCCTGACTTTGAGAATCTACCGTCGTGGCTGGTGCTGAGTCTACCGCTCTATCGGGCGCTGGAGAagttgggtggtgtggagcaaccgggggtggtggtcacgGTGCTGCACAGGGGGCTGAACTGGGTGACGATTCGGTGGGTGGTGCAAGGGAGGAAGGTGAACGTGGAGgtgaagccgaggaggaggcaggggaCGTTGATGTGGAGTTTGTCGAGGGTGGTTGATTCCCCggattcttcttcttcttccaaaccccctccacctgAACAAAATGACGAGTTTCAgaaggtgctggtggagaaggTTTGGAACGAAAAGGGGAAcgggtggaaggggttgacgacgggggcggcggcgagcttggaggggggggtggaggagattgttgggttggtggatgaggttgttaggggtgttgctgttgggggacCTCAGCAACAGCTGCCGCACCATCAGGGCGCTCCTCCGCAACCGAcaccgcagcagcagttccAGCAGGCGCAGGCGGCGAGGTTTCAGCAGCAGATGCAgcagaggcagcagcagcagatgcAGCCGGCGGCGAATATGACTGGtggtcctcctcctgcgcaACCGGTGATTCCACAGGCGAATATGATGAACCGGGGAGCGTCGGGGCAGGGTCAGCAAGGGAGGCAAGGGGGAAATAATCAGCAGGGTGGTTATGGGAGTAGTATGGCCAATGCGCTCGTGTTGGATTAG